From Hyalangium minutum:
GGTTGCACTCCGTCCCGTCAGCACGTTGCGTCCATGCGGTCGCGGACGTCGTCGGCATGCACTGTTCGCACGAATTCGCCGCGTTCACAGTCCCGGCGGCGACTTGCTTGCCGTCGATCTGACAGACCGCGACACAGACACTCCGCTCACAAGCCTCGCCGGTCGCACAGGCCATGCCGCAACCACCGCAGTGCTTCGGGTCGCTCTCGGTGCTCACGCAGGAGCCACCACACAGTTCGACGCCGGCGCCGTTGCACATCTCCGGCACAGACGCATCCGGGGTGTCACCGGGGCCGGGGGGGGGCTCCTTGTCGCAAGCAGCTACGAAGCCCAGCATGACGATACAGGAGAGAGCGGTAGAGCGAATGGAGAGCATGGAGCCTGCCATCCTAGGCGATCACACGCCCGCTCGACGGACCCGTTCTCAAGAAGTCATCGCGGTACAGTTCGAGCCGCCTCGACGGCGCGGAGAATGGCCTCGGGCGTCGCGGGCGACGCGAGCTGCACCTCGGTGCGCGGCGGCCCGAAGGCCCCAATCGCGTGCCGCAGCGCCGTCACCGCGCCAATGGCGAGCATGAATGGGGGCTCGCCCACCGCCTTGCTCCCATGGATGGTGTTGTCCTGGGGCGCCCGCTGCAGCAGGTCCACGCGGAAGTCCTCGGGCGTGTCCCCCAGTGCGGGGATCTTGTACGTGTCCGGCGAGTGCGTCAGGAGCCGCCCCTTGTCGTTGATGAGGACCTCCTCGCACGTCAGCCAGCCCACCCCCTGGACGAACCCGCCCTCCACCTGGCCCTTGTCGATCGTCGGCACCAGCGAGCTGCCCACGTCGTGCAGGATGTCCACGCGGCGGATGCGATGCTCGCCCGTGAGGCCGGACACCTCCACCTCCACCACCGCGCCACCGAAGGCGTAATAGTGGAAGGGCTTGCCCCGTCCCGTCATCCGGTCGTACCCGATGTCCGGCGTCTTGTAGTACCCCGTCGCGGACAGCGAAATCTGGGATGCGTACGCCGCCCGCGTCACCTCCTCGAAGAGCAGCGCACGCTGGGCCAGCCCCGGGACGAAGGCCTTCCCGTCCGAGAACACCACGCGCTCCGGCTGTCCCTCCACCTGCAGCAGCTTCGCGGCGACCGGGCGCAGCCGGCTGCGCAGCTCCTCGCACGCCGCCTTGACGGCCATGCCGTTCAGGTCCGCGCCGCTGGAGGCCGCCGTCGCCGAGGTGTTGGGCACCTTGTCCGTCGCCGTGGTCATCACCCGCACGTGCTCCACCGGCAGGCCCAGCTCGTGCGCGCACACCGCCCGCATCTTCGTGTGCAGGCCCTGCCCCATCTCCGTGCCGCCGTGGTTCAGCTGCACCGTGCCATCCGCGTAGATGACGACGAGCGCTCCGGCCTGGTTGAGGAAGCTCGTGGTGAACGAGATGCCAAACTTCACCGGCTGGTAGCCAATGCCCCGCTTCGTCCACTTCGAGGTGGCATTGAACTGCTCGATCTCCGCCCGGCGGCGCTGGTACTCGCTGGAGGCCATCAGCTCCGCGTGGATGCGCGGAATCCGGTTGCCCTCTACCGCCTGCCCGTAGTGCGTCTGGTTCTCCGGCACCTCGCGGTAGTAGTTCTTCCGCCGGAGCTCGGCCGGATCCAGCGCCAGCCGCTCGGCGGCGCGGTTGAGGATCTCCTCCACCACGTACATGCCCTGCGGCCCACCGAAGCCGCGGAACGCTGTATTGGAGGGCTGGTTTGTCCGCGCCACCCGGCCCGCCACCTCCACGTTCGGCAGGAAGTACGTGTTGTCCATGTGGAACAGTGCCCGGTCCAGGATGGCGTGGGACAAGTCGTTGCTCCACCCGCCGTCGGACACCAACTCCGCCTTGAGCGCCAGCAGCTGGCCGTCCTCGGAGAAGCCCGCGTCATACCGGGCCCAGAACGGGTGGCGCTTCCCCGTCTGCTCCATGTCCTGGTCGCGGTTCAGCCACACCTTCACCGGCCGCCGCGTCACGGAGGCTCCCAGCGCCGCGAGCGCCGCGAAGCCCGCCGCCTGCGTCTCCTTGCCTCCGAAGCCGCCGCCCATGCGCGGCACCTCCACCGTCACCTGGTGCCGGCCCAGCCCCAGCACCTCCGCCACCTTCTCCTGCACCTCGGACGGGTGCTGCGTGGAGGACCAGAGGCGCAGCGCCCCGTCCTCCTCCAGCACCGCCAGCGACACCTGCGTCTCCAGGTAGAAGTGGTCCTGCGCGCCCGTCATGCACTCGCCCTGGATGCGCACCGGCGCGGCCATGAGCGCCGCCTCCGGCTCGCCTCGGCGGATGACGTGGTGGGTGGGGAAGAACGGGTGGGGAATGAACCGGTTCTGCTCGATGGCCTCGCGGATGGTGAGGCACGCGGGCAGCACCTCGTACTCCACCTCCACCAGCGCGGAGGCCTTCCGGCACAGGGCCGCGCTCTCCGCCACCACGAACGCCACGGCCTGCCCTACGCAGTGCACCTCGTCCGTGGCCAGCAGCGGCTCGTCGTGCACGCCTCGCACGGGGCACACGTCGTTCACCCCAGGGATGTCCTGGGCGAAGAAAACCGCGTGCACGCCCGGGAGCGCGAGCGCCTTGCGCGCATCCCGGCGCACCACCCTCGCATGGGCGTGGGGCGAGGCAATCACTTGCCCGGTCAGCAGGCCCTGAGGCGCGGGCAGATCATCGACGTAGAGGGCCTCGCCGCTGGTGTGCTTCAGCCCGCTCTCGTGGAGCGAGGGGGCATGCAGCGGAGTGCGGAGCTCGGACTCCTGGGAAGGACGCTCAGAAGGAATGGCACCCATCACTCACCTCACCTGAACCGTGGCAGCGTGGCGCTCCTGGAGCCGGGGCGACGGATCCGTGAGCGTCTCCTCGAAGAACCCTCGGAGGAGATTCTTCGCAACCTGAGCCCGGTACCACGCCGAGCCGCGATGATCCTTCAGCGGAGTAAAGTCCTCCTCGAGCCGGGGCAGCGCCGCCTCCACGCTCGCCTCCGTCCAGGGCTTCCCGACGAGCGCCTCCTCGGTCTTCCGCGCACGTGCCGGCCGGGCGGCCATGCCTCCGTAGGCCAGCCGCGCCTCCGTCACCTGCCCCGCCACGTCCACCACCACCCGGAAGCCTGCGGACACGGAGCTGATGTCCAGCTCACGCCGCTTCGACACCTTGTACGCAATGCTCCTCGCCCCCGAGGGCTGCGCGGGCAGATCCACGAAGCCGAGGATTTCTCCCCGCTGCAACGCGGTGCGGCGGTAGCTCACGAAGAACTCGTCCAGGGGCATGCGCCGCTCACCCGCGCGCGAGAGCAGCACCGCCTGCGCCCCCAGGGCGATCAACACCGGCGCCAGGTCCCCAATGGGAGACGCCGTGCACAGGTTGCCCCCCACCGTCGCGCGGTTCTTGATCTGCCGCGCACCGAAGTAGCGGATCATCCGCTCCAGCGGCGGGAGCTTGCCGCATGAGTAGTCCTCCAGCTCCGTGAGCCACACCCCCGAGCCGATGCGGTGCCCGCCCGAGCGCGGCTCCAGCGTGCGCAGCTCGCGCAGTGCCTCCAGGGACACCAGCAGCGGCGGCTCCGCGAAGCGCTTGGTCACCTCGAGCGACAGGTCCGTGCCGCCCACCACGAAGCGGGCATCCGGGTTCGCATCGAGCACGTCCCACAGTGCCGAAAGAGTGGCCGGGGTGAAGAAGCGCTGCGGCCCGGCCTCGTAGCTCAGCTCCATGGGCTCGGGCTTCGTCTCCGCCAGGGCCCGGGCGAAGCGATCCGAAGGCGCCCTACCCGCGACTTCCTGGGTGGCCTCACGAATGGGCCGGTAGCCCGTGCAGCGGCAGAGGTTACCGCACATCTGCGCGTCCAGCTTCCAGGCCTCGTCGAGGTCCTTGCGGTGGCAGGCCTCCAGGAGCGCCATGGTCACTCCGGGTGTGCAGTAGCCACACTGGGAGCCCAACGAGCGGGCCAGCGACTCCTGCACCAGGTGATAGCGCCCGCTCTCCTTGAGCGACTCCACGGTGTAGACGCGCTTGCCCTGGACCATGGGCAGCAGCAGCAGACACGAGTTGATGGCCCTGAGCACCTGGCCGCCCTTGCCATCGTGCTCCAGCACGGCCACCGTGCAGGCGCCGCAGTCGCCCTCGGCACAGCCTTCCTTGGTGCCAGTCAGGTGGGCGCGGTCTCGCAGGTACCGCAGCACCGTGGTGGTGGGAGAGAGCCCCGACTCCTCCACGAGCCGATCGTTGAGATAGAAGCGCAGCCGATCCATGTGTCTCCTGGCCGTCCCGAGCGGGAGGCACGTCGCAGTCTACTCCGGCTGGCGCCGCGCACTCATCCCCGGTTGAAGTAGACCGACGCCAGGCTGATAAGGAAGTAAGGAGCGAGACCCGCCGCGCCCGCGTAGTCCTTGGCCACGCGCTGGCCGAAGAGCAGCGACAGCAGAGTCACCCCCGACACTATTCCCCCGGCGCACGCCAGCTTTGGGCTGCCGGTGGCCACCAGGGCGATGACGCCCGCGGCGCTGAGAAACCCCGCCGCCACCTCCAGCAGTGTCAGGGTGAACAGCAGGAACGCCGGCTGGCTCTTCATCACCGGCACCTTGGAGAAGACCGACGTCACGTAGCCGAGGTTGCCCTTCCAATCGAAGACCTTGTCCAGGCCGGATTGAACGAAGGTGATGGCCAGGAAGGCAGCGGGCAGGACCTGCAGCATCCACAGGGGGAACTGAGGCGAGTCGAGCGGCGGCATGGCCCCACTCTACCCGGCTCGCGCCCGTTCCCAAGGCCCGTCTCACCGTGAGGCAGTCAGCGTTTCTCCGGTTTTTTTCTTTTCCCCTCGGGGCCACCGGCTCTTAAGTCGGGGACTATGGCTTCGGACCTGGTTGCCCGGCGCGTCTTCGTCGGACTCATCGTCGCTTCGATCTTGCTGCTGGCGCTCGTCGTCCAGCCCTTCGCCAAGGGCTTCTTCCTGGCGGCGGTGCTCGCCGGAGCGCTCTATGGCGCCCACAAGAAGCTGACCCGGCTGCTGCGCAACCGGCCCCAGCTGTCCGCGGGGCTGCTGTGCTTCGCCGTCGTCGTGGCGCTGCTGCTGCCCCTCACGGGCTTCACGGCCTTCGTCGTCACGGAGGCGGCGGACGGCGTGAAGTACGTCCGGGAGACGCTGAAGGCCGAGGGGGTCGAGGGCCTCAAGGATCGCCTCCCAGGTCCCCTGCGCAGCCTCGCCGAAAAGGCCCTGGAGCGCTTCCAGGTCGAGGAGATGCAGTTGGACGAGAAGCTCCAGGAGCAGGTGAGCACCTCGGGAGGAACGGCCGCCAAGGCCGTCACGGGCGCGGTGGCTGCCACCGGCTCGTTCGCCTTCCAGACGGTGATGATGTTGATCGCCTTCTTCTTCTTCTTGGTCGACGGCAAGGCGCTGGTGGAGTGGCTCGAGAGCGTCTCGCCCCTCAAGCGCGGGCAGACGGCGGAGATCCTCCGTGAGTTCCGCCTCGTGGCCACCTCCGTGCTGGTGTCCTCGGTGGCCACCGCGGGCGTGCAGGCCGTGGCCGCGCTGGTGGGCTACCTCATCGCCCGGGTGCCCGTGCCCTTCTTCTTCGCCGCGGTGACGTTCTTCCTGGCGCTCATCCCCGCCATCGGCGCGGCGGTGGTGTGCCTTGCGGCGGCCGGGCTGCTGCTCGTCACCGGGCACCAGTGGATGGCGCTCTTCCTGGCCATCTGGGGCGTGGTGGTGGTGGGCCTGGCAGACAACGTGGTGAAGCCCCTGCTGGTGAAGCGAGGCCTGGATATGCACGGCGCCATCGTCTTCTTCGCGCTGCTGGGAGGGCTCGCCACGTTCGGGACGGTGGGCCTGCTGCTGGGCCCGCTCATCGTCGCCTTCTTCCTGGCGTTGGTGCGCATCTACGAGCGCGACTACGGTCGGCCTTCTTCTCGGCCCACGGATCCGGCCACCCCGCCCACCTGAGGCGGGCCGTGGGCCGTGGGCTGCCTACCAGGAGGCGAGCCCCTCTTCCCACATGCTGTCGTCGTAGTCGTCCACCACCACGGGCCGGGGCTGCGAGACGGGGCGCACGCCCTGGGGCCGCATGGGCGGCTCGCTCGGGGACGGAAGCTCGGGGAGCGGCGGCACCAACGCCAGCGGCGGAGCGGCCACGGGGCGCCTCGCCTCCACAGTGATATCCCGCTCAGTCATGGCCAACATGGTCCCCCCTCTGTGGGTCCGAGTTGTGAATTCAAGGTCAGCATCAGCAATCGCCATGCCGCCTCTGCAACGCCCTGCGAGCCACACCGGGTGAGCCCGCCCCTGCCCTCGTCCGCGCCTTCTACGCACGAAGGCCCCAGGAAGTTTTCTTCCGTCGTATGAGGCGTGGACGTCTGACGGAAATCCGTGGCACGCGAGCCACGGGTGTCCGCGTCCCCGTCCTTCTCTGGAAACACCGCCGCCGGGAAAAAGTGTCACCCGAGGAGGAAAGCGCGTTGCTCCTGGGTACCCTTAACGCAGGGCGTCAGCGTCCCGTGCCCTTCGCCCCACGCTTCGAGCCGGGCTTCGTGGCGGCATCCTTGGCGGGCGTGTCACCGCGGGCGGGCGCGCCAATGGACTTGTAGACCTCCTTCAAGGCGTCCGGGGAGCTGGCAAGGCGCACCGCAGCCTTGGTGGCCTCTTCGGGCGACAGCTTGCCGAGCACGCTGCGCTCCAAGTGCTGCTCCAGGAAGCCCTGCGTGGTGTCCACCTTGAGGTCCGTCACCTGGCCCTTGTCGTCCACCACGGGGATGAGCCGGGGCGCGGCGATGAAGAGCACCGCGGGCACGTCCGCGGCCTTCACGCGCTGGACCACCTCGTCTCGCAGCTTGGGATCGAACTTGATGCCCTTCTGCGTCACCAGGGTGCGGATGCCCTCGTAGTCACCGGTAGCCTTGATGACCATGAGCCGGGAGAGCAGCTCGCCCACGGCCTGGCGCATCTTCGCGTAGTCGGTCACCACCCAGTACGTGTGGCCCTTCTCCACTTCCTGCTTCACCGCGCCCTTCTCCACCAGGAAGTTCACGGTCATGTGGTGGCCGCGCTGGTGGTCCTCCTCGAAGGAGTCCCCCTTGTCCACGCGGGCCAGGTTGGTGAGCCCCTCCACGAGGAAGTCGCGGTACATCTGCTGGGCGATCTTCTCGGCGTCCGGGGACAGCTCGGTGAGCGCCGGATCAAAGGCGTGCCAGAGCGCCACGAGGTCCGCGCGGGCCTCCTCCAGCGTGTTGTCGTACTCCTTGAGGAGCGCCGAGGGCAGCTGCTTGCCCAGCTTCTTCTTGTCCACCTGTCCAGAGGCGTGCCCGAGCACCTCGTGGAAGGCCACCAGCCACTTGCGCGCGGTGACGGAGTACTTCTGGGCCTGGGCGCGATCCTCGGACGTGCGGGAGAACTCGACGGCCAGCGGCAGCCGCCGCAGCGCCGAGGCCGCATCCATCACATTGGCCACGAGGATGCTCTTGCTGCCGTACTTCTCGCGGAGGTTCTGCTCGTTGGGCAGGTTGATGCCGGCAGGGGGCTGTGGGTGGGTGGCCACGAAGTCCACGGCCTTGGCCACCGGGAGCGTCACCTTCTTGCGCTTGTAGGTATCCGGCCAGGGCATCCGGTCCTCGAAGTACTGGGCCTTCTTGCCGATGAGCTCCATGATCTGGTTCTCCTCGGCGTTGCGGTAGTTGATGAGGGCCTCCCACTGGCCCTTCTGCCCGCGCGGATCCACGTACGTCTCGATGAAGCCGATGTTGCCGTCCACCACCGTGTCCGCCTTCAGCCAGGCGATGTTGTAGGCCTCCCAGTCCTTGGGGTTGCCCGTCTGGAAGTAACGGATGAGCTTGGCCAGCACCGGCTTCTGCTTGGCGCTGGCGGACTTCATGGCCTCGGTGAGGCTGGCGTTCACGCGCGACAGCTCCGGCGCGTAGAGGCCGGGAGCAATCTTGTTGTCTCCGGCGCGGAAGATCTGCTCCACCAGCTTCCCGTTCTCCTTCACCACGCGCGAGTTGAGCGGGTTCTTCTCCTGGAACTTCTCCACCTCGGCCAGCGTCACGCCGGGCCCGTACGAGGTGCTCGCCGAGGCCGTGAGCATGTCCTGCCCGGCCGGGGGCGACTTGGAGATGAGGGTGGGCTCGAAGGAGGCATCGAAGAGGGTCGGCTGCACCTCCTTGAGCCAGGTACGCAGGGCGTACTCGTCCTTCATGCCCACGGGCGCACCGGCACGGAAGGCGCGCACGGCAGCAGCCTCCAGCTCGCCCGCGGTGAACTCCGGGACGAACTTGTGCCCGGTCACCTGGTCATGGTTGCCCGTCTCCGCATAGAAGCGCGTGAGGTAGTTCTTGAACTTCTTGTCGAAGAGGCCCGGGCCGCCCGCACCCTCCAGGCCATAGAGGTAGACGCACTCGAGCAGCCGCTTGATGCCCACGAGCTTCCAGCCGAGCTGGTCATAGCCAATGTCCTCGCCCGCATGGGCCGCCAGGGTCATGTACCAGGCGACGCGCTTGTCCTCGGGGGAGAGTCCAGCCACACCCGGCGCGAAGATCTGCGCATAGGCCTGGTTGCCAATGCGCTCCTTGAGGAACGTCTTCGCGGTGGCCGGGGCGCTCTTGTTCGCGGACTCGGCTGGCTGTGCCTGGGGGGCGGCGGCCAGCGCGGCGGACAGGAGGAGGGCGATCATGCAGGCTCCCAGGGAGGAACGGGGGCCTTGCAGTTAGCACCCGTTCCCGCCGGGTTCCAGTTTGACGCCCGGGCCGCCGGTCTACCGGGAAATGGAAATGTAGGGATCCCAGGTGAAGTAACCCCAGGCCTTGCCCTCTGAGTCCGAGAGCATGAACTGGATCTGATAGGTGACATTGCCTGGCTGCTGGGCGGTCGTCTGGAAGAAGAAGTCCTTGTAAGGCTGCGTGCCCACCGAGCCGATGCTCCCGCCGTTGAGCTGGGGCGTGGGGATCTTGATCGAGGTCTCGAAGGGCTGCGGAGAGGTGATCAGGCCGGCCCCCGCGGAGACCGTCATCCCGTAGGCCAGCGTGCTGTAGCCCGTGTTCATGGTCAACGAAGCGGTCCTCCAGCGAAGGATGTCGTTCGTCTTCACATCGACCTTCAGCTCGTAATACGCCTCCGCGCCACTGACCACGGAGCGCTTCACGAGCATGTAGATGTACTCACCGGCGT
This genomic window contains:
- a CDS encoding DoxX family membrane protein, yielding MPPLDSPQFPLWMLQVLPAAFLAITFVQSGLDKVFDWKGNLGYVTSVFSKVPVMKSQPAFLLFTLTLLEVAAGFLSAAGVIALVATGSPKLACAGGIVSGVTLLSLLFGQRVAKDYAGAAGLAPYFLISLASVYFNRG
- a CDS encoding AI-2E family transporter, with translation MASDLVARRVFVGLIVASILLLALVVQPFAKGFFLAAVLAGALYGAHKKLTRLLRNRPQLSAGLLCFAVVVALLLPLTGFTAFVVTEAADGVKYVRETLKAEGVEGLKDRLPGPLRSLAEKALERFQVEEMQLDEKLQEQVSTSGGTAAKAVTGAVAATGSFAFQTVMMLIAFFFFLVDGKALVEWLESVSPLKRGQTAEILREFRLVATSVLVSSVATAGVQAVAALVGYLIARVPVPFFFAAVTFFLALIPAIGAAVVCLAAAGLLLVTGHQWMALFLAIWGVVVVGLADNVVKPLLVKRGLDMHGAIVFFALLGGLATFGTVGLLLGPLIVAFFLALVRIYERDYGRPSSRPTDPATPPT
- the xdhA gene encoding xanthine dehydrogenase small subunit, which gives rise to MDRLRFYLNDRLVEESGLSPTTTVLRYLRDRAHLTGTKEGCAEGDCGACTVAVLEHDGKGGQVLRAINSCLLLLPMVQGKRVYTVESLKESGRYHLVQESLARSLGSQCGYCTPGVTMALLEACHRKDLDEAWKLDAQMCGNLCRCTGYRPIREATQEVAGRAPSDRFARALAETKPEPMELSYEAGPQRFFTPATLSALWDVLDANPDARFVVGGTDLSLEVTKRFAEPPLLVSLEALRELRTLEPRSGGHRIGSGVWLTELEDYSCGKLPPLERMIRYFGARQIKNRATVGGNLCTASPIGDLAPVLIALGAQAVLLSRAGERRMPLDEFFVSYRRTALQRGEILGFVDLPAQPSGARSIAYKVSKRRELDISSVSAGFRVVVDVAGQVTEARLAYGGMAARPARARKTEEALVGKPWTEASVEAALPRLEEDFTPLKDHRGSAWYRAQVAKNLLRGFFEETLTDPSPRLQERHAATVQVR
- the xdhB gene encoding xanthine dehydrogenase molybdopterin binding subunit; translation: MGAIPSERPSQESELRTPLHAPSLHESGLKHTSGEALYVDDLPAPQGLLTGQVIASPHAHARVVRRDARKALALPGVHAVFFAQDIPGVNDVCPVRGVHDEPLLATDEVHCVGQAVAFVVAESAALCRKASALVEVEYEVLPACLTIREAIEQNRFIPHPFFPTHHVIRRGEPEAALMAAPVRIQGECMTGAQDHFYLETQVSLAVLEEDGALRLWSSTQHPSEVQEKVAEVLGLGRHQVTVEVPRMGGGFGGKETQAAGFAALAALGASVTRRPVKVWLNRDQDMEQTGKRHPFWARYDAGFSEDGQLLALKAELVSDGGWSNDLSHAILDRALFHMDNTYFLPNVEVAGRVARTNQPSNTAFRGFGGPQGMYVVEEILNRAAERLALDPAELRRKNYYREVPENQTHYGQAVEGNRIPRIHAELMASSEYQRRRAEIEQFNATSKWTKRGIGYQPVKFGISFTTSFLNQAGALVVIYADGTVQLNHGGTEMGQGLHTKMRAVCAHELGLPVEHVRVMTTATDKVPNTSATAASSGADLNGMAVKAACEELRSRLRPVAAKLLQVEGQPERVVFSDGKAFVPGLAQRALLFEEVTRAAYASQISLSATGYYKTPDIGYDRMTGRGKPFHYYAFGGAVVEVEVSGLTGEHRIRRVDILHDVGSSLVPTIDKGQVEGGFVQGVGWLTCEEVLINDKGRLLTHSPDTYKIPALGDTPEDFRVDLLQRAPQDNTIHGSKAVGEPPFMLAIGAVTALRHAIGAFGPPRTEVQLASPATPEAILRAVEAARTVPR
- a CDS encoding AidA/PixA family protein; this encodes MSSTDPFVDILTVIDAKSIVEDFSNNRGSKDRPAGLGNNAGEYIYMLVKRSVVSGAEAYYELKVDVKTNDILRWRTASLTMNTGYSTLAYGMTVSAGAGLITSPQPFETSIKIPTPQLNGGSIGSVGTQPYKDFFFQTTAQQPGNVTYQIQFMLSDSEGKAWGYFTWDPYISISR
- a CDS encoding dipeptidyl-peptidase 3 family protein — its product is MIALLLSAALAAAPQAQPAESANKSAPATAKTFLKERIGNQAYAQIFAPGVAGLSPEDKRVAWYMTLAAHAGEDIGYDQLGWKLVGIKRLLECVYLYGLEGAGGPGLFDKKFKNYLTRFYAETGNHDQVTGHKFVPEFTAGELEAAAVRAFRAGAPVGMKDEYALRTWLKEVQPTLFDASFEPTLISKSPPAGQDMLTASASTSYGPGVTLAEVEKFQEKNPLNSRVVKENGKLVEQIFRAGDNKIAPGLYAPELSRVNASLTEAMKSASAKQKPVLAKLIRYFQTGNPKDWEAYNIAWLKADTVVDGNIGFIETYVDPRGQKGQWEALINYRNAEENQIMELIGKKAQYFEDRMPWPDTYKRKKVTLPVAKAVDFVATHPQPPAGINLPNEQNLREKYGSKSILVANVMDAASALRRLPLAVEFSRTSEDRAQAQKYSVTARKWLVAFHEVLGHASGQVDKKKLGKQLPSALLKEYDNTLEEARADLVALWHAFDPALTELSPDAEKIAQQMYRDFLVEGLTNLARVDKGDSFEEDHQRGHHMTVNFLVEKGAVKQEVEKGHTYWVVTDYAKMRQAVGELLSRLMVIKATGDYEGIRTLVTQKGIKFDPKLRDEVVQRVKAADVPAVLFIAAPRLIPVVDDKGQVTDLKVDTTQGFLEQHLERSVLGKLSPEEATKAAVRLASSPDALKEVYKSIGAPARGDTPAKDAATKPGSKRGAKGTGR